In one Halorubrum sp. CBA1229 genomic region, the following are encoded:
- the acs gene encoding acetate--CoA ligase, producing MTEGDGQLEARLEEQEVFEPPESFAAQANVSDPEIYEEFEENWPECWETAADLLDWESDYDQVLDDSDPPFYEWFTGGELNASANCLDRHLDERGDEAAIEWVGEPVDEDDRTYTYAELHREVNEFAAALREQGVEEDDVVTLYMPMIPELPVAMLACARIGAPHSVVFAGFSADALATRMNSAESEYLVTCDGYYRRGDPLDHLDKANQGLAGVDHDTTTVVVDRLGPNGDDFGHELGDDQLDYDDLVAEHEGAEVEPVTRDAEDMLFLMYTSGTTGEPKGVKHTTGGYLSWVSWTSQSVLDIKPDDTYFCSADIGWITGHSYIVYGPLALGTTTMMYEGTPDHPEQDRLWEIVEEYEATQLYTAPTAIRAFMKWGEEFPDRHDLSSLRLLGTVGEPINPRAWKWYYQHIGDEECPIVDTWWQTETGGMMITTLPGLKDMKPGAAGPPLPGLDVQILDTLGDEVEPGKAGYLTVQKPWPGMLRTLYNNDERYIDEYWAEYSDTDSDDPEDWVYFPEDGAKIDEDGYITVLGRVDDVLNVSGHRLGTMEIESAIVGVEGVAEAAVVGGDHDIKGEAVYAYVTTEDGYEGNDELRDAIVAGVEDAIGPIARPEQVVFTPDLPKTRSGKIMRRLLENIADGKELGNTSTLRNPEIVEEIQQKAKSE from the coding sequence ATGACAGAGGGTGACGGCCAACTGGAAGCGAGACTGGAAGAGCAGGAGGTGTTCGAGCCGCCCGAGTCGTTCGCGGCGCAGGCGAACGTCTCCGACCCCGAGATCTACGAGGAGTTCGAGGAGAACTGGCCGGAGTGCTGGGAGACCGCGGCCGACCTCCTCGACTGGGAGTCCGACTACGACCAGGTGCTGGACGACAGCGACCCGCCCTTCTACGAGTGGTTCACCGGCGGCGAACTGAACGCGTCGGCCAACTGCCTCGACCGACACCTCGACGAGCGCGGCGACGAGGCCGCGATCGAGTGGGTCGGCGAGCCGGTAGACGAGGACGATCGCACGTACACGTACGCGGAGCTCCACCGGGAGGTAAACGAGTTCGCGGCCGCGCTCCGCGAGCAGGGCGTCGAGGAGGACGACGTGGTGACGCTGTACATGCCGATGATCCCGGAGCTGCCGGTCGCGATGCTGGCGTGCGCCCGCATCGGCGCGCCTCACAGCGTCGTCTTCGCCGGGTTCTCGGCGGACGCGCTCGCGACCCGGATGAACTCCGCGGAGTCGGAGTACCTCGTCACCTGCGACGGCTACTACCGCCGCGGCGACCCCCTCGACCACCTCGACAAGGCCAACCAGGGGCTCGCGGGCGTCGACCACGACACCACGACCGTCGTCGTCGACCGGCTCGGGCCGAACGGCGACGACTTCGGCCACGAGCTCGGCGACGACCAGCTCGACTACGACGACCTCGTCGCAGAGCACGAGGGCGCCGAGGTCGAGCCGGTCACCCGCGACGCCGAGGACATGCTGTTCCTGATGTACACCTCGGGGACCACGGGGGAGCCGAAGGGGGTGAAACACACCACCGGCGGCTACCTCTCGTGGGTGTCGTGGACCTCGCAGTCCGTCCTCGACATCAAGCCGGATGACACGTACTTCTGTTCGGCCGACATCGGCTGGATCACGGGCCACTCCTACATCGTCTACGGGCCGCTCGCGCTCGGGACGACGACGATGATGTACGAGGGGACCCCCGATCATCCCGAACAGGACCGCCTCTGGGAGATCGTCGAGGAGTACGAGGCCACCCAGCTGTACACGGCGCCCACGGCGATCCGCGCGTTCATGAAGTGGGGCGAGGAGTTCCCCGACCGCCACGACCTCTCCTCGCTCCGGCTGCTCGGCACGGTCGGCGAGCCGATCAATCCGCGGGCGTGGAAGTGGTACTACCAGCACATCGGCGACGAGGAGTGCCCCATCGTCGACACGTGGTGGCAGACCGAGACGGGCGGGATGATGATCACGACGCTCCCCGGGTTGAAGGACATGAAGCCGGGCGCGGCGGGGCCGCCGCTGCCGGGACTCGACGTCCAGATCCTCGACACGCTCGGCGACGAGGTAGAGCCCGGAAAGGCCGGCTACCTCACGGTACAGAAGCCGTGGCCCGGCATGCTCCGGACGCTGTACAACAACGACGAGCGGTACATCGACGAGTACTGGGCGGAGTACTCCGACACGGACAGCGACGACCCCGAGGACTGGGTGTACTTCCCGGAGGACGGGGCGAAGATCGACGAGGACGGCTACATCACCGTGCTCGGGCGGGTGGACGACGTGCTCAACGTCTCCGGCCACCGGCTGGGCACGATGGAGATCGAGTCCGCCATCGTCGGCGTCGAGGGCGTCGCCGAGGCCGCCGTCGTCGGCGGCGACCACGACATCAAGGGCGAGGCCGTCTACGCGTACGTGACGACCGAAGACGGGTACGAGGGTAACGACGAGCTCCGCGACGCGATCGTCGCCGGCGTCGAGGACGCCATCGGCCCGATCGCCCGACCCGAGCAGGTCGTGTTCACGCCCGACCTACCGAAGACGCGCTCGGGGAAGATCATGCGGCGCCTGTTGGAGAACATCGCCGACGGCAAGGAGCTCGGTAACACGAGCACGCTCCGGAACCCCGAGATCGTCGAGGAGATCCAGCAGAAGGCGAAAAGCGAGTAG
- a CDS encoding bacterio-opsin activator domain-containing protein: MVDGLDADAYDALVTAAETYRAAVVVRLAGEVGLRTGEITRVAPRHLSDPGVADVSLLAVPADDAGARSETDEGSPGGGDAAEPIDRETVVPSSLAAELRRYAESEGLGEAEPFVDVSPRRVQMIVSETAERAAARTDGAVPADLTPRDLRDAFARRLLVDRGVDPHAVREAGGWETLGTLDRYLGPLDGRAVAEAYAAAGSDGAAGGTDADAGARRSTALGGFEALADGDGRESPLATVPARLVESDRWAEAWVVRGSADGGRTEVAGAAGVDREVLVDRGVTREGPWLDAVETGDPVLTDGDPSADGRPGIAVPASYRDVTHGALCVVAGDGGPVSETEQRELVALGRCLGWAVTAGRWRDLLHSDAVTEVEFHTADEGAFLARASAALDCRVDLDSTVGVTDDASRLYLSVAGAMPQGVADVVDGTGGVSDLRVIETREDGCSASVRVEGGSAVRTLTEHGATVRDATAEDGRVRVVADLPKGADVRPVADGLRAAFEDARLASKESVPRSSRSESSFREGVAERFTDRQWAALSAAYHGGYFDWPRGSTAEEVADAMGVSSPTFHNHLRKAQRALLDGLFDEEHRERR, from the coding sequence ATGGTCGACGGGCTCGACGCCGACGCGTACGACGCGCTCGTGACCGCCGCGGAGACGTACCGCGCCGCGGTCGTGGTCCGCCTCGCCGGCGAGGTCGGCCTCCGGACCGGCGAGATCACCCGCGTCGCGCCCCGACACCTCAGTGATCCGGGCGTCGCGGACGTCTCCCTCCTCGCCGTTCCGGCCGACGACGCGGGAGCGCGCTCCGAGACCGATGAGGGGTCGCCGGGCGGCGGCGACGCCGCGGAACCGATCGACCGCGAGACCGTCGTCCCGTCCTCGCTGGCGGCCGAGCTCCGGCGGTACGCCGAGAGCGAGGGGCTCGGCGAGGCGGAGCCGTTCGTCGACGTCTCGCCCCGCCGCGTCCAGATGATCGTGAGCGAGACCGCCGAGCGGGCGGCGGCGCGGACCGACGGCGCGGTGCCGGCCGACCTCACGCCGCGCGACCTCCGAGACGCCTTCGCGCGGCGCCTCCTCGTCGACCGCGGCGTCGACCCCCACGCCGTGCGCGAGGCCGGCGGCTGGGAGACGCTCGGGACGCTCGACAGGTACCTCGGCCCCCTCGACGGGCGGGCGGTCGCCGAGGCGTACGCGGCCGCCGGGAGCGACGGGGCGGCCGGGGGCACCGATGCCGACGCCGGCGCGCGGCGGTCGACAGCGCTCGGCGGGTTCGAGGCCCTCGCCGACGGCGACGGCCGAGAGTCGCCGCTCGCGACGGTCCCGGCGCGGCTGGTCGAGTCCGACCGGTGGGCCGAGGCGTGGGTGGTCCGCGGATCGGCCGACGGCGGCCGGACTGAGGTGGCGGGCGCGGCCGGCGTCGACCGGGAGGTCCTCGTCGACCGCGGCGTCACGCGCGAGGGCCCGTGGCTCGACGCGGTCGAGACCGGCGACCCGGTCCTAACGGACGGCGACCCCTCCGCGGACGGCCGGCCCGGGATCGCCGTCCCCGCGAGCTACCGGGACGTGACGCACGGCGCGCTCTGCGTCGTCGCCGGGGACGGGGGGCCGGTCTCCGAGACCGAGCAGCGGGAGCTGGTCGCGCTCGGGCGCTGTCTCGGCTGGGCGGTGACGGCCGGCCGGTGGCGGGACCTCCTCCACTCCGACGCGGTCACCGAGGTGGAGTTCCACACCGCCGACGAGGGGGCGTTCCTCGCCCGCGCGAGCGCCGCCCTCGACTGTCGGGTCGACCTCGACTCCACCGTCGGCGTCACCGACGACGCCTCGCGGCTGTACCTCTCCGTCGCGGGGGCGATGCCGCAGGGCGTCGCCGACGTCGTCGACGGGACGGGGGGCGTCTCGGACCTCCGTGTGATCGAGACGCGAGAGGACGGCTGCTCGGCCTCGGTGCGCGTCGAGGGCGGCTCGGCCGTCCGGACGCTCACGGAACACGGCGCGACGGTCCGCGACGCGACCGCGGAGGACGGCCGCGTGCGGGTCGTCGCCGACCTCCCCAAGGGAGCCGACGTCAGGCCGGTGGCCGACGGGCTCCGCGCGGCGTTCGAGGACGCCCGCCTCGCGAGCAAGGAGTCCGTCCCCCGGTCGTCGCGCTCTGAGTCCTCGTTCCGCGAGGGGGTCGCCGAGCGGTTCACCGACCGACAGTGGGCCGCGCTGTCCGCCGCGTACCACGGCGGCTACTTCGACTGGCCCCGCGGGAGCACCGCCGAGGAGGTCGCCGACGCGATGGGCGTCTCCTCGCCGACGTTCCATAACCACCTCCGGAAGGCCCAGCGCGCGCTCCTCGACGGACTCTTCGATGAGGAGCACCGGGAGCGTCGGTGA